The DNA sequence GCCCGGGCCTCGGACCCCCGGTTAACGCGTCGGACCCCGTTGCCGCCCGCAGGCATCCCCATCAAAAGCACCATGGACAACACCACCACCGTGCAGTACGCGGGTCTGATGCACAACTTCATCATGAAGGCCCGGGGGACCGTCCGGGACATCGACCCGCAGAACGATCTCACGTTCCTGCGGATCCGTTCCAAAAAGAACGAGATCATGGTCGCCCCAGGTGAGCGTGGCGGAAGACCCTTCcctcggccggggcgggggggggctttCCCAGGTCCGGCAAATGCCCTGCCTCTCACCGACGAGGGCCAGCCACGGCCCGGGGCTTCCAGGCACCGTCTCTGGGCGGCCGGGGTTATCTCCGCGGCCCGCGGAGGCAGCCCGAGGGGGCTGGACCTGGGGTGGGGGAGCATTGCCCACAAATAACTCGGTAGGGCCGGCCCCCCCGGGGCTGGATGGCCCCGGGGCCCT is a window from the Ornithorhynchus anatinus isolate Pmale09 chromosome 15, mOrnAna1.pri.v4, whole genome shotgun sequence genome containing:
- the DYNLRB1 gene encoding dynein light chain roadblock-type 1 encodes the protein MAEVEETLKRIQSQKGVQGIIVVNAEGIPIKSTMDNTTTVQYAGLMHNFIMKARGTVRDIDPQNDLTFLRIRSKKNEIMVAPDKDYFLIVIQNPTE